In Bufo gargarizans isolate SCDJY-AF-19 chromosome 5, ASM1485885v1, whole genome shotgun sequence, the following are encoded in one genomic region:
- the CHMP4C gene encoding charged multivesicular body protein 4c isoform X2, whose amino-acid sequence MSKITKLFKPSGSSSKGRKGGPSAQEALFRLRETEEMLTKKQEYLEKKIEQELATARKHGTKNKRAALQALKKKKRLEKQLTQIDGTLSTIEFQREALENSHTNTEVLKNMGYAAKAMKTVHQNMDLDKIDELMQDINEQQDVAQEISDAISRPSGFGEEFDEDELLAELEELEQEDLNKHMANVRLPSVPSSKLPSRPVSTRKRVEDDDDMQMLAAWAT is encoded by the exons ATGAGTAAGATCACCAAGCTTTTCAAGCCCTCTGGATCCTCTTCAAAAGGTCGCAAGGGGGGTCCAAGTGCTCAGGAAGCTCTCTTCAGACTCCGGGAAACAGAAGAAATGTTAACCAAAAAACAGGAGTACTTGGAAAAGAAAATCGAACAGGAGCTGGCTACAGCAAGGAAGCACGGGACCAAGAACAAGAGGG CTGCATTACAAGCCCTGAAAAAAAAGAAGAGACTGGAGAAGCAGTTAACACAGATAGATGGGACACTGTCCACCATTGAGTTCCAGAGAGAAGCTCTTGAGAATTCCCACACCAACACAGAGGTTTTGAAAAACATGGGTTATGCTGCCAAAGCTATGAAAACAGTCCACCAAAACAT GGATCTGGATAAGATCGATGAATTGATGCAGGACATCAACGAACAGCAGGACGTAGCACAAGAAATTTCTGATGCCATTTCTCGCCCCTCTGGTTTTGGTGAGGAGTTTGATGAG gacgagttaCTGGCAGAATTAGAAGAACTAGAACAAGAAGATCTCAACAAACATATGGCCAATGTCAGGTTACCAAGTGTGCCATCCTCAAAACTACCATCCAGACCAG TGTCGACAAGGAAGAgggtggaagatgatgatgaCATGCAGATGCTGGCGGCCTGGGCTACCTAA
- the CHMP4C gene encoding charged multivesicular body protein 4c isoform X1: MSKITKLFKPSGSSSKGRKGGPSAQEALFRLRETEEMLTKKQEYLEKKIEQELATARKHGTKNKRAALQALKKKKRLEKQLTQIDGTLSTIEFQREALENSHTNTEVLKNMGYAAKAMKTVHQNMDLDKIDELMQDINEQQDVAQEISDAISRPSGFGEEFDEDELLAELEELEQEDLNKHMANVRLPSVPSSKLPSRPAVSTRKRVEDDDDMQMLAAWAT, from the exons ATGAGTAAGATCACCAAGCTTTTCAAGCCCTCTGGATCCTCTTCAAAAGGTCGCAAGGGGGGTCCAAGTGCTCAGGAAGCTCTCTTCAGACTCCGGGAAACAGAAGAAATGTTAACCAAAAAACAGGAGTACTTGGAAAAGAAAATCGAACAGGAGCTGGCTACAGCAAGGAAGCACGGGACCAAGAACAAGAGGG CTGCATTACAAGCCCTGAAAAAAAAGAAGAGACTGGAGAAGCAGTTAACACAGATAGATGGGACACTGTCCACCATTGAGTTCCAGAGAGAAGCTCTTGAGAATTCCCACACCAACACAGAGGTTTTGAAAAACATGGGTTATGCTGCCAAAGCTATGAAAACAGTCCACCAAAACAT GGATCTGGATAAGATCGATGAATTGATGCAGGACATCAACGAACAGCAGGACGTAGCACAAGAAATTTCTGATGCCATTTCTCGCCCCTCTGGTTTTGGTGAGGAGTTTGATGAG gacgagttaCTGGCAGAATTAGAAGAACTAGAACAAGAAGATCTCAACAAACATATGGCCAATGTCAGGTTACCAAGTGTGCCATCCTCAAAACTACCATCCAGACCAG CAGTGTCGACAAGGAAGAgggtggaagatgatgatgaCATGCAGATGCTGGCGGCCTGGGCTACCTAA